A genomic window from Bradyrhizobium lupini includes:
- a CDS encoding xanthine dehydrogenase family protein subunit M, producing MRPFSYQKATDSDMAVQALSAAAAANNPLTKATAQPLAGGTTLIDLMKLDVMRPAAIVDINPLARGWSAIEPGSDGLRLGALAKMSDVAAHAEIQRHYPVIANSLKLAASAQLRNMATLGGNVMQRTRCSYFRDVSYENCNKRNPGSGCAAMDGVNRMHAVLGTSDQCIATYPGDFAQALIALDAMVEITGRSGTRNLPFADLHKAPGRTPDIETTLRPGELISAFSVPGRWPRSVYLKARDRQSYEFALSSAAVALDVQDGTIRDARVALGGVATVPWRAREAEALLKGQKFDDGLAQRVADAAFADARGRQHNSFKIALGKRVVARALQQAVTMEI from the coding sequence ATGCGACCGTTTTCGTATCAAAAGGCAACAGACTCCGACATGGCCGTGCAGGCGCTCAGCGCTGCCGCGGCTGCGAACAATCCGCTGACCAAGGCTACAGCGCAGCCGCTCGCGGGCGGCACCACTCTGATCGATCTGATGAAGCTCGACGTGATGCGGCCCGCCGCGATCGTCGATATCAATCCGCTGGCGCGGGGCTGGTCGGCGATCGAGCCCGGCAGTGACGGCTTGCGGCTCGGCGCGCTCGCGAAGATGTCCGACGTGGCCGCGCATGCCGAGATCCAGCGCCACTATCCGGTGATCGCGAATTCCCTGAAGCTCGCCGCCAGCGCCCAGCTGCGCAACATGGCGACGCTCGGCGGTAACGTGATGCAGCGAACGCGTTGCAGCTATTTCCGCGACGTTTCCTATGAGAATTGCAACAAGCGCAATCCTGGTTCGGGCTGTGCCGCCATGGACGGCGTCAATCGCATGCATGCGGTGCTCGGTACGTCCGATCAGTGCATCGCGACCTATCCCGGCGATTTTGCGCAGGCGCTGATCGCGCTCGATGCGATGGTCGAGATTACCGGCAGGTCCGGAACGCGCAACCTGCCGTTTGCGGATTTGCACAAGGCACCCGGCAGGACGCCCGACATCGAGACCACGCTTCGGCCCGGTGAGCTGATCTCTGCGTTCTCCGTTCCCGGCCGCTGGCCGCGCTCGGTGTATCTCAAGGCGCGCGACCGGCAGTCCTACGAGTTCGCGCTGTCGTCGGCTGCGGTCGCGCTCGACGTGCAGGATGGCACGATCAGGGACGCGCGTGTCGCGCTCGGCGGCGTCGCCACCGTGCCGTGGCGGGCGCGCGAGGCGGAGGCGCTGCTGAAGGGACAGAAATTCGACGACGGTCTGGCGCAGCGTGTGGCCGATGCCGCGTTTGCGGACGCCAGGGGCCGCCAGCACAACAGCTTCAAGATCGCGCTCGGCAAGCGCGTGGTGGCGCGCGCGCTCCAGCAGGCCGTAACGATGGAGATCTGA
- a CDS encoding xanthine dehydrogenase family protein molybdopterin-binding subunit — protein MTAAAPEPKANMGKPVPRYDAAAKVTGRATYASDMPLDNPAYAFLVTSAIAKGRIDSFDLDDAKRVRSVIDIVTHENAPKLKESKLFSNGGYAGTTIQPLKSADIAHDGQIIAVVIAESYEAAREAANRVKVSYTAAAPSASFDSPGTTTAAAKGQNAQFKEDPEVGDFAKAFDAAEVKLTASYETPTQHHNPMELFTTSCAWMGDELVVYEGSQYVYGLKNGVAEQLGIDADKVRVVNPYVGGGFGSRGSMTPRTAVIAGIAKRLNRPIKLVPTRDQGFTIATHRAETRHEIRLGAGRDGKLVALRHDGAEVSSRPDAYCVGGTKTTTRLYACPNVASLVSIVRADRNTPGFMRSPPEVPYLFALESAMDELAVKLNMDPVELRRINDTTVEPIGGKPYTSRSLMACFDEAAKAFGWSQRSPQPKSMSDGDWLVGYGCAATCYPTQMAPSAARVRLQRDGRTRVEIAGHEIGTGAYTVIAQTAAERLGVPLEKVAVFLGDSDLPPAPVAGGSNSTASTCSAVMMVCDRIRQRLFKAVMPSESLADKAKETVGISQAPSTQAAQSDRPLDLERAFDALGVGIVEEYGEWKPEGEPLDSFTAMHSGHARLVGGHQMKDKIAYAFGADFVEVRVNRFTHEIRCPRLVGAFAAGRIMNPRTARSQLMGGLIWGMSSALLEATEIDERNARYVNDNLADYLVPVNADVPGVEVILLSEQDDRINPAGVKGLGELANVGTNAAICNAIYHATGQRIRKLPVRLENIEV, from the coding sequence ATGACCGCTGCAGCTCCCGAGCCGAAAGCGAACATGGGCAAGCCGGTGCCGCGCTATGACGCGGCCGCAAAGGTCACGGGCCGGGCGACATATGCGTCCGACATGCCGCTCGACAATCCAGCTTACGCGTTCCTGGTCACCAGCGCCATCGCCAAGGGCCGCATCGACAGTTTCGATCTCGACGATGCCAAGCGGGTCCGCAGCGTGATCGACATCGTCACGCACGAGAACGCTCCGAAGCTGAAGGAATCGAAACTGTTCAGCAATGGCGGCTATGCCGGCACCACGATCCAGCCGCTGAAATCGGCCGACATCGCCCATGACGGCCAGATCATCGCCGTCGTCATCGCCGAGAGTTACGAGGCGGCGCGCGAGGCCGCCAATCGCGTCAAGGTCAGCTACACGGCCGCGGCGCCGAGTGCGAGCTTCGACTCGCCGGGGACCACCACGGCAGCGGCAAAGGGGCAGAACGCACAGTTCAAGGAAGACCCGGAGGTCGGCGATTTCGCCAAGGCGTTCGACGCGGCCGAGGTCAAGCTCACCGCCTCTTATGAAACGCCGACCCAGCACCACAATCCGATGGAGCTGTTTACGACGAGCTGCGCCTGGATGGGCGACGAGCTCGTCGTCTACGAGGGCAGCCAGTACGTCTACGGCCTGAAGAACGGCGTCGCCGAGCAGCTCGGTATCGACGCCGACAAGGTCCGTGTCGTCAATCCCTATGTCGGCGGCGGCTTTGGTTCGCGCGGCTCGATGACGCCGCGGACCGCCGTCATCGCCGGCATCGCCAAACGCCTGAACCGGCCGATCAAGCTGGTGCCGACGCGCGACCAGGGTTTCACCATCGCGACCCATCGCGCCGAGACGCGCCATGAGATCAGGCTTGGTGCGGGTCGGGACGGCAAGCTGGTGGCTTTGAGGCACGACGGCGCGGAGGTTTCGTCGCGTCCGGATGCCTATTGCGTCGGCGGCACCAAGACGACGACGCGGCTCTATGCCTGCCCGAACGTCGCAAGTCTGGTGTCGATCGTGCGCGCCGACCGCAATACGCCTGGCTTCATGCGCTCGCCGCCGGAGGTGCCGTATCTCTTCGCGCTGGAGAGCGCGATGGACGAGCTCGCTGTGAAGCTGAACATGGACCCCGTCGAGCTCCGCCGCATCAACGACACCACCGTCGAGCCGATCGGCGGCAAGCCCTATACATCGCGGTCATTGATGGCGTGCTTCGACGAGGCCGCGAAGGCGTTCGGCTGGTCGCAGCGCTCGCCGCAGCCGAAATCGATGTCGGACGGCGACTGGCTGGTCGGCTATGGCTGTGCCGCTACCTGCTATCCGACGCAGATGGCGCCCTCTGCCGCGCGCGTCCGCCTCCAGCGCGACGGCCGTACCCGGGTCGAGATCGCCGGTCACGAGATCGGCACCGGTGCGTATACCGTCATCGCCCAGACCGCGGCCGAGCGGCTCGGCGTGCCCTTGGAGAAGGTCGCGGTCTTCCTGGGTGACAGCGATCTGCCGCCGGCGCCCGTTGCCGGCGGTTCGAACTCGACTGCCAGCACCTGCTCGGCGGTGATGATGGTGTGCGACCGCATTCGCCAAAGGCTGTTCAAGGCCGTGATGCCGAGCGAAAGCCTCGCCGACAAGGCCAAGGAGACTGTCGGCATCAGCCAGGCGCCGAGCACGCAGGCGGCGCAGAGCGATCGTCCACTCGATCTCGAGAGGGCCTTCGACGCGCTCGGCGTCGGCATCGTCGAGGAATACGGCGAGTGGAAGCCCGAAGGCGAGCCGCTGGATTCCTTCACGGCCATGCACAGCGGGCACGCGCGGCTCGTCGGTGGCCATCAGATGAAAGACAAGATCGCCTATGCCTTCGGTGCTGACTTCGTCGAGGTCCGCGTCAACCGCTTTACCCATGAAATCCGCTGCCCCCGGCTGGTGGGAGCGTTTGCGGCGGGCCGCATCATGAATCCGCGCACGGCGCGCAGCCAGCTCATGGGCGGCCTGATCTGGGGCATGTCCTCGGCGCTGCTGGAGGCCACCGAGATCGACGAGCGCAATGCACGCTACGTCAACGATAATCTCGCCGACTATCTCGTGCCCGTGAATGCCGACGTGCCCGGTGTCGAAGTGATCCTGCTCTCCGAGCAGGACGACCGTATCAACCCGGCCGGCGTGAAAGGCCTTGGCGAGCTCGCCAATGTCGGCACCAATGCGGCGATCTGCAATGCGATCTATCACGCCACGGGCCAGCGCATCCGCAAGCTGCCCGTGCGGCTCGAAAATATCGAGGTGTGA
- a CDS encoding FKBP-type peptidyl-prolyl cis-trans isomerase, translated as MQRLQRMLLAIMSALAITVIAGVSDFVSTTASAQTAGKTMTTASGLQITDSVAGTGASPKPGQICVMHYTGWLYENGQKGKKFDSSVDRNEPFEFPIGKGRVIAGWDEGVASMKVGGKRTLIIPPQLGYGARGAGGVIPPNATLMFDVELLGVK; from the coding sequence ATGCAGCGTTTACAGCGCATGCTCCTCGCCATCATGTCGGCACTCGCGATCACCGTGATCGCCGGCGTGTCCGATTTCGTTTCCACCACGGCCTCGGCCCAGACCGCAGGGAAGACCATGACAACAGCTTCAGGTTTGCAGATTACCGATAGCGTCGCCGGCACCGGAGCTTCGCCCAAGCCGGGCCAGATCTGCGTGATGCACTACACCGGCTGGCTCTACGAGAACGGCCAGAAGGGCAAGAAATTCGACTCGTCGGTCGACCGCAACGAGCCGTTCGAATTCCCGATCGGCAAGGGCCGCGTCATCGCCGGCTGGGACGAGGGTGTTGCCTCCATGAAGGTCGGCGGCAAGCGCACGCTGATCATTCCGCCGCAGCTCGGCTATGGCGCCCGGGGCGCAGGCGGCGTGATCCCGCCGAACGCGACGCTGATGTTCGACGTGGAATTGCTCGGGGTGAAGTAA
- a CDS encoding FecR domain-containing protein has translation MNLRFWLFSTLLSTLLCAAPCAQAQTRVGEAVLIQNEVVRVASTTTPISVGDSMLRDETVRTGAGSAARFVMADSTNLSLGPSATLKLDRTVFNDEHSYRDVAIRMTTGAFRFVTGHSEKTAYKITTPLATIGVRGTTLDILSQRGRSVVVLQDGAASVCTTSQQCVQLTQPGDTAIITSAGGKISISKTNTPPWTFAATCAASAGLCAVSQYAEASPTVTPAIHDDGMLCGR, from the coding sequence ATGAATTTGCGTTTCTGGCTTTTCTCCACGCTGTTGTCGACCCTCTTGTGCGCGGCCCCTTGCGCCCAAGCCCAGACGCGCGTCGGTGAAGCCGTCTTGATCCAGAATGAAGTCGTTCGCGTGGCCTCGACCACGACCCCGATCAGCGTCGGCGACAGCATGCTGCGGGACGAGACCGTGCGCACCGGCGCCGGCAGCGCGGCTCGCTTCGTGATGGCCGACAGCACCAATCTGTCGCTCGGTCCGAGCGCCACGCTCAAGCTCGACCGCACCGTCTTCAACGACGAGCACAGCTATCGCGACGTCGCGATCCGCATGACGACCGGCGCATTCCGTTTCGTCACGGGACATTCCGAGAAGACCGCCTACAAGATCACGACCCCGCTCGCGACCATCGGCGTGCGCGGTACCACTCTCGATATCCTGTCCCAGCGCGGCCGCTCGGTCGTCGTGCTGCAGGACGGTGCCGCCAGCGTCTGCACGACGAGCCAGCAATGCGTGCAGCTCACCCAGCCCGGCGACACCGCAATCATCACCTCGGCCGGCGGCAAGATCTCCATCAGTAAGACCAATACGCCGCCCTGGACCTTTGCCGCGACCTGCGCCGCGAGCGCGGGACTGTGCGCGGTCAGCCAATATGCGGAGGCCTCGCCGACCGTCACGCCCGCCATCCATGACGACGGCATGCTGTGCGGACGCTGA
- a CDS encoding VOC family protein — translation MSKVVPCMWFNGDAEEAAKFYVSLVPNSAITHVQRNVSDGPSGKEGSVLVVEFSVAGQPLVALNGGMKMEYTHAISLMIHCDDQAQVDSVWNAFLAHGGKEEQCGWLRDRWGVAWQVVPKVMFEFLSSPDKAAAARAMQAMMKMVKLDVETLRRAFEGKSAA, via the coding sequence ATGTCCAAGGTCGTTCCCTGCATGTGGTTCAACGGCGATGCCGAGGAAGCCGCGAAGTTCTACGTCTCGCTCGTGCCGAATTCGGCGATCACGCATGTTCAGCGCAACGTTTCAGATGGCCCGTCCGGCAAGGAAGGCTCCGTGCTCGTCGTCGAATTCTCGGTGGCGGGACAGCCTTTGGTCGCGCTCAACGGCGGCATGAAAATGGAATACACCCACGCGATCTCGCTGATGATCCATTGCGACGATCAGGCCCAGGTCGACAGCGTCTGGAATGCGTTCCTGGCCCATGGCGGCAAGGAAGAGCAGTGCGGCTGGCTCAGGGATCGCTGGGGCGTGGCCTGGCAGGTCGTGCCGAAGGTTATGTTCGAATTCCTCTCGAGCCCCGACAAGGCGGCTGCCGCACGCGCGATGCAGGCCATGATGAAGATGGTCAAGCTGGACGTGGAAACCTTGCGCCGCGCGTTCGAAGGCAAGTCGGCGGCGTGA
- a CDS encoding cupin domain-containing protein, whose protein sequence is MTGHDHSHSHHDHDHHDRWKHDGVRVIPGNQLDTNVPSTAGMDRAAAINFARVGAQKLWAGTVSIKPDAKTGAHHHGHLESVIYVVKGKARMRWGESLQFTAEAGPGDFIFVPPYVPHQEINASADEVLECVLVRSDGEAVAINLDIEPVEKPETVLWVDPIHRDPNEKK, encoded by the coding sequence ATGACCGGCCATGACCATTCGCATTCCCACCATGACCACGATCACCACGATCGCTGGAAACATGACGGCGTGCGCGTCATTCCCGGCAACCAGCTCGATACCAACGTTCCGTCGACGGCGGGCATGGACCGCGCGGCCGCGATCAATTTCGCGCGCGTCGGTGCGCAGAAATTGTGGGCGGGCACGGTCAGCATCAAGCCCGACGCCAAGACCGGCGCGCATCACCACGGCCATCTCGAAAGCGTGATCTATGTGGTGAAGGGCAAGGCGCGGATGCGCTGGGGCGAGAGCCTGCAATTCACCGCAGAGGCCGGCCCCGGTGACTTCATTTTCGTGCCGCCCTACGTGCCCCATCAGGAGATCAACGCCAGCGCGGACGAGGTGCTGGAATGCGTGCTGGTGCGCAGCGACGGCGAGGCGGTGGCGATCAACCTCGATATCGAGCCGGTCGAGAAGCCCGAGACCGTCCTGTGGGTCGATCCCATTCACCGCGATCCGAACGAGAAGAAGTGA
- a CDS encoding CsbD family protein has protein sequence MGSTTDKIKGTANEAMGKAKQGVGEATGSERLKGEGAVQEVKGKGQQAMGDAKDAAKDAVDRAAAAAKRATE, from the coding sequence ATGGGTAGCACGACCGACAAGATCAAGGGCACCGCAAACGAGGCAATGGGCAAGGCCAAGCAGGGCGTCGGTGAAGCCACTGGATCCGAGCGCCTGAAGGGTGAAGGTGCAGTCCAGGAAGTGAAGGGCAAGGGCCAGCAGGCCATGGGCGACGCCAAGGACGCCGCGAAGGACGCGGTTGATCGCGCAGCCGCTGCGGCCAAGCGCGCGACGGAGTAA
- a CDS encoding OmpA family protein — protein sequence MTRFNNSFALKAVTLSAVLSMTAGLAMAGDGNVSTNQILDALKPKPVTRGLSAGPQVDPAVPAKESTFLNTVRNRSTRSLSTGEREQIAELAATKPKIDLEIQFDYNSADIAKTSVPSVQALGKALSDPSLKGSTFVVAGHTDAVGTEAYNQGLSERRADTIKKYLVQNYGLTGTDLVTVGYGKTKLKDAANGADPINRRVQVVNMDTKTASK from the coding sequence ATGACCCGTTTCAATAACTCTTTTGCACTGAAGGCGGTGACCCTCTCGGCAGTTTTGTCGATGACGGCCGGCCTGGCGATGGCCGGCGACGGCAATGTCTCTACCAACCAGATCCTGGATGCACTGAAGCCGAAGCCTGTGACCCGGGGTCTGTCCGCAGGTCCGCAGGTTGATCCGGCGGTCCCGGCCAAGGAATCAACGTTCCTGAACACCGTGCGCAACCGCTCGACGAGGTCGCTGTCGACGGGCGAGCGCGAGCAGATTGCCGAGCTCGCCGCGACCAAGCCGAAGATCGATCTGGAGATCCAGTTCGACTACAACTCGGCCGACATCGCCAAGACGTCGGTGCCGTCGGTACAGGCGCTCGGCAAGGCGCTGTCCGATCCCTCGTTGAAGGGCTCGACCTTCGTGGTCGCCGGCCACACCGATGCGGTCGGCACCGAGGCCTACAATCAGGGGCTCTCCGAGCGGCGGGCCGACACCATCAAGAAATACCTGGTGCAGAACTACGGTCTCACCGGCACCGATCTCGTCACCGTCGGCTACGGCAAGACCAAGCTGAAGGACGCCGCCAACGGCGCCGACCCGATCAACCGCCGCGTCCAGGTCGTGAACATGGACACCAAGACCGCGTCGAAGTAA
- a CDS encoding VOC family protein, with protein sequence MPRMIFLNLPVTDLKRATAFYEAVGATRNPQFSDETASCMVFSETIYAMLTTHEKFRQFTPKPISDAKTSNQALFCLSADSRTEVDDIVSKAAAAGGVADPSPKDEYSFMYGRSFEDPDGHMWGVNWMDMAAFAAQSDMANA encoded by the coding sequence ATGCCCAGGATGATTTTCCTCAATCTGCCCGTGACCGACCTCAAGCGCGCCACTGCCTTTTACGAGGCGGTCGGTGCGACCAGGAACCCGCAATTCAGCGACGAAACAGCGAGTTGCATGGTCTTTTCCGAGACCATCTACGCGATGCTGACGACCCACGAGAAATTCCGGCAGTTCACGCCGAAGCCGATCTCGGATGCAAAGACCTCAAACCAGGCGCTGTTCTGCCTGTCCGCCGATAGCCGGACCGAGGTCGACGATATCGTCAGCAAGGCCGCGGCTGCAGGCGGGGTGGCCGATCCCAGCCCGAAGGACGAATACAGCTTCATGTACGGCCGCAGCTTCGAGGATCCGGACGGCCACATGTGGGGCGTGAACTGGATGGACATGGCAGCCTTCGCGGCGCAGTCCGACATGGCGAACGCCTGA
- a CDS encoding efflux RND transporter periplasmic adaptor subunit, whose amino-acid sequence MFVRSVLSSYSRLLAGVSLALMAAALAGCNDTVAENADPPRPVLVATAHYDAEKPERSFVGTIRPRIESDLGFRVAGKVAKRLVEVGQTVEIGQPLAVLDEVDLKLQAEQAVAEQTAATGVLAQAAAAEQRAKDLKAKGWTTDAQLDSSRAAADEARARLNRAERSVELTNNSLSYATLNADARGVVTATLIEPGQVVAAGQTSIRVARFAEKEAVVAIPETLVGRAKSGAASVTLWSEPGKKYTAKLREIAPTADPATRTYLAKFSLPEADDKVSLGMTATLTLSDAATERVARLPLSALFNEGGKPSFYVVDNNGAVTLKPVVVKSYESNDVVITGGVEEGAKIVALGVQKLDPGQKVRVVSSLSF is encoded by the coding sequence ATGTTCGTCCGATCCGTTTTATCCAGCTATTCGAGGCTCTTGGCCGGTGTTTCGCTGGCGCTGATGGCTGCCGCCCTCGCTGGGTGCAATGACACCGTCGCTGAAAACGCCGACCCGCCGCGGCCGGTCCTGGTCGCCACCGCCCACTACGATGCCGAAAAGCCCGAGCGCAGCTTCGTCGGCACCATCAGGCCGCGGATCGAGAGCGATCTGGGCTTTCGGGTCGCGGGCAAGGTCGCCAAGCGTCTGGTCGAAGTTGGCCAGACCGTCGAGATCGGTCAGCCGCTCGCGGTCCTCGATGAGGTCGATCTGAAGCTCCAGGCCGAGCAAGCCGTCGCCGAACAGACCGCTGCGACCGGCGTGCTGGCCCAGGCCGCCGCCGCCGAGCAGCGCGCCAAGGATTTGAAGGCCAAGGGCTGGACCACCGACGCGCAGCTGGATTCGAGCCGCGCTGCCGCCGACGAGGCGCGTGCGCGCCTGAACCGGGCCGAGCGCTCGGTCGAGCTGACCAACAATTCCCTTTCCTACGCGACGCTCAACGCCGACGCCCGTGGCGTCGTCACCGCAACGCTGATCGAGCCCGGCCAGGTGGTTGCCGCAGGCCAGACCTCGATCCGTGTCGCCCGCTTTGCCGAAAAGGAAGCGGTCGTCGCGATCCCTGAGACGCTGGTCGGACGTGCCAAATCGGGCGCCGCCAGCGTCACTCTTTGGTCGGAGCCGGGCAAAAAGTACACGGCCAAGCTGCGCGAGATCGCGCCCACCGCGGATCCCGCCACGCGCACCTATCTTGCCAAGTTTTCGCTGCCCGAGGCCGACGACAAGGTCTCGCTCGGCATGACCGCGACGCTGACGCTGTCGGACGCCGCCACCGAACGCGTCGCGCGGCTGCCGCTGTCGGCGCTGTTCAACGAAGGCGGCAAGCCGTCCTTCTACGTCGTCGACAACAACGGCGCGGTCACGCTGAAGCCGGTCGTGGTGAAGTCCTACGAGAGCAACGACGTCGTCATCACCGGTGGTGTCGAAGAGGGCGCCAAGATCGTCGCCCTCGGCGTTCAGAAGCTCGATCCGGGCCAGAAGGTACGGGTCGTGTCGTCACTGTCCTTTTAA
- a CDS encoding MFS transporter: protein MSQTTTYAGSTGAAKSEIETSTIRAISWRLIPFLVLAYFFSYLDRVNLGFAALTMNAELKFTPLIFSWGAGIFFIGYFIFEVPSNLALEKFGASRWIARIMVTWGIISALMALTSGVTSFYVLRFLLGVAEAGFFPGIILYLTYWYPAEYRARFLAAFAIAVPVSTVIGAPVSGLLLGLDGAMGLKGWQWLFIIEGIPSVLLGIVTWFYLTDRPEKADWLSAEQKAWLKTKLDAEIAAKQAVKHMSLGEALTSPKVIMLSLVYFGFVGALYGMQFWLPQIVKAFGLTNAQTGFVTAIPYLFGTIAMILWARHSDATRERVMHVGAPLLLTAVALGVSSYLTDPTLTMIVLTVAAIGVFCCFGVFWTLPTAWLSGTAAAGAIALINSIGNLAGFGGPYLIGWVKEATGQTSTGLLVLAVLPLIAGILVFIGGHDSKHEFAEQGR, encoded by the coding sequence ATGAGCCAGACCACGACCTATGCCGGTTCGACCGGCGCAGCCAAGTCGGAAATCGAGACCTCGACGATCCGCGCCATCTCCTGGCGCCTGATCCCGTTCCTGGTGCTGGCCTATTTCTTCTCCTATCTCGACCGCGTCAATCTCGGCTTCGCCGCGCTGACCATGAATGCCGAGCTGAAATTCACGCCGCTGATCTTCTCTTGGGGCGCCGGCATCTTCTTCATCGGCTATTTCATCTTCGAGGTGCCGAGCAATCTGGCGCTGGAGAAGTTCGGCGCCAGCCGCTGGATCGCCCGCATCATGGTGACCTGGGGCATCATCTCGGCGCTGATGGCGCTCACGAGCGGGGTCACGAGCTTCTACGTGCTGCGCTTCCTGCTCGGCGTCGCCGAAGCCGGCTTCTTCCCCGGCATCATCCTCTATCTCACTTATTGGTATCCGGCCGAATATCGCGCCCGCTTCCTCGCGGCCTTCGCCATCGCCGTTCCGGTCTCCACCGTGATCGGCGCGCCGGTCTCTGGCCTGCTGCTCGGCCTCGACGGGGCCATGGGCCTGAAGGGCTGGCAGTGGCTGTTCATCATTGAGGGCATTCCCTCCGTGCTGCTCGGCATCGTCACCTGGTTCTATCTCACCGACAGGCCAGAGAAGGCGGATTGGCTCTCGGCCGAGCAGAAGGCCTGGCTCAAGACCAAGCTCGATGCCGAGATCGCGGCCAAGCAGGCGGTGAAGCATATGTCGCTCGGCGAGGCGCTGACCTCACCTAAGGTGATCATGCTGAGCCTGGTCTATTTCGGCTTCGTCGGCGCGCTCTATGGCATGCAGTTCTGGCTGCCGCAGATCGTCAAGGCGTTCGGCCTCACCAACGCCCAGACCGGCTTCGTCACCGCGATTCCGTATCTGTTCGGCACCATCGCAATGATCCTGTGGGCGCGGCATTCCGATGCCACGCGCGAGCGCGTGATGCATGTCGGCGCGCCGTTGCTGCTCACCGCCGTCGCTCTCGGCGTCTCCAGCTATCTCACCGACCCCACCCTGACGATGATCGTGCTGACGGTTGCCGCGATCGGCGTGTTCTGCTGCTTCGGCGTGTTCTGGACCCTGCCGACGGCCTGGCTCTCCGGCACGGCGGCGGCCGGCGCCATCGCTCTGATCAACTCGATCGGCAATCTCGCCGGGTTCGGCGGACCGTATCTGATCGGCTGGGTCAAGGAAGCCACCGGGCAGACCTCGACCGGACTGCTCGTGCTCGCGGTGCTGCCGCTGATCGCCGGCATCCTGGTCTTCATCGGTGGCCACGACAGCAAGCACGAGTTCGCCGAACAGGGGCGGTAG
- a CDS encoding winged helix-turn-helix domain-containing protein, giving the protein MSRAPKPIPLTTTQARQIWLHAQRLDERAPFGDGAQAVSDAVAHLGYVQIDTINVIERCHHHILFSRIPSYRRADLRHAQSVDKSVFEYWTHALSYVPAGDFRFFLPAMREHRREGHKWFASVKPADMRKVMRLVRAGPLTIRDIEDDVLTEKEHLWQSRKPSKRALQLAFYMGAVTVSERQGMLKTYELMTRHFGWDKLPKPASAKDITVYLLDRALRSQGVVSLDSVCHLNAPRKPAVAALIGWRVRRGELVPVAIDGAGKQEHWAVPAALEPGECAPPDLVHILSPFDPLIIQRKRTNLIFGYNHLFEAYVPKAKRKLGYFALPVLVGDEIVAALDLKTDRQAKKLLMQKWTWVGEGKKTAGRKELKRKIEEELDRFAKFQLAE; this is encoded by the coding sequence ATGTCCCGCGCGCCCAAACCGATTCCACTCACCACGACACAGGCCCGGCAAATCTGGCTTCATGCCCAGCGGCTGGACGAGCGCGCGCCGTTCGGTGACGGCGCGCAAGCCGTCTCCGACGCGGTCGCCCATCTCGGCTATGTGCAGATCGACACCATCAACGTGATCGAGCGCTGCCATCATCACATCCTGTTCAGCCGGATCCCGTCCTACCGGCGCGCCGACCTGCGCCATGCCCAGAGCGTCGACAAGAGCGTCTTTGAATATTGGACGCATGCGCTGTCTTACGTGCCGGCCGGCGACTTCCGCTTCTTCCTGCCGGCGATGCGCGAGCACCGCCGCGAGGGGCACAAATGGTTCGCCTCGGTGAAACCTGCCGACATGCGCAAGGTGATGCGGCTGGTGCGCGCCGGCCCGCTGACGATCCGCGACATCGAGGACGACGTGCTCACCGAGAAGGAGCATCTCTGGCAAAGCCGAAAACCCTCGAAGCGGGCATTGCAGCTCGCCTTCTACATGGGTGCCGTGACCGTCAGCGAGCGCCAGGGCATGCTCAAGACTTATGAGCTGATGACGCGCCATTTCGGCTGGGACAAGCTGCCGAAGCCGGCGTCGGCAAAGGACATCACGGTCTATCTGCTCGATCGCGCGCTGCGATCGCAAGGTGTCGTGAGCCTCGATTCGGTCTGCCATCTCAACGCGCCGCGCAAGCCGGCGGTGGCTGCCCTGATCGGCTGGCGCGTCCGCCGTGGCGAGCTCGTGCCTGTCGCCATCGACGGTGCCGGCAAGCAGGAGCACTGGGCAGTGCCGGCTGCGCTCGAGCCGGGCGAGTGCGCGCCGCCGGATCTGGTCCATATCCTGTCGCCGTTCGATCCGCTGATCATCCAGCGCAAGCGCACCAATCTCATTTTCGGTTACAACCATTTGTTCGAGGCCTATGTGCCGAAGGCCAAACGCAAGCTCGGCTATTTCGCGCTGCCCGTGCTGGTCGGCGACGAGATCGTCGCCGCGCTCGATCTGAAGACCGACCGGCAGGCGAAGAAGCTGCTGATGCAGAAATGGACCTGGGTCGGCGAGGGGAAGAAGACCGCGGGGCGCAAGGAGCTCAAACGGAAGATCGAGGAGGAGCTCGATCGCTTTGCGAAGTTTCAATTGGCAGAGTAG